A single window of Halobacterium jilantaiense DNA harbors:
- a CDS encoding PD-(D/E)XK nuclease family protein — MDTISWQTITPEETPELREITAALDAFHEWLAEHDHIERGQLISEALDVLTGDGRDAVVDFEAVLAVEFEEFFPLDRAYLDALAGDSELVCIAEENASVRRTWVETGPVTDHVSFSESRRGDSETPSTRPAATAAYFAEETVSADPETGSVSVLAADSSDEQLAEIANEIEALVAQQDWSYDDIAVATKQSGSAVTDVIEAFERSGIPTESTTVTGFGDDPAIRELLAVVRHLAADDDDDVPGHGPDLDEERVDRAAEIDGLEEALRWWATESGLKAQIAERASPLDARAEFGNVRRAFRMAAFLEDTEFMEATWASLAEMLERAHEYAPQQNQTSATELDGGVRVDHLQAIKNESFRAVFLVNLVDSEYPGDPFLSRLFPTERVASMPDYPGVTQLDDGEVGATFPTTSTASGRPFAQYHTEHARRRLAVGAGAASERLYCCLYEFEDTALEERAQASRFLTAAYDDLPWVTEADDPGITSERAAEEYLLSRVDDALAEVSRATSQDVTVSLDEVEAELGEIQELLERSGARGEELRKALRARVELATGEVRR; from the coding sequence ATGGACACGATTTCCTGGCAGACTATCACGCCTGAGGAGACACCGGAACTCCGGGAGATTACGGCTGCGCTTGACGCGTTCCACGAGTGGCTGGCCGAGCACGACCACATCGAACGCGGGCAACTCATCTCCGAAGCGCTTGACGTGCTTACCGGGGATGGCCGCGACGCTGTCGTTGATTTCGAGGCGGTGCTTGCGGTGGAGTTTGAGGAGTTCTTCCCGCTCGACCGCGCATACCTCGACGCGCTCGCGGGCGACAGTGAGCTCGTCTGTATCGCCGAGGAGAACGCGAGCGTGCGCCGCACGTGGGTCGAAACAGGACCGGTTACGGACCACGTCTCGTTCAGCGAATCCCGACGCGGGGATTCGGAGACGCCGTCCACCCGGCCGGCTGCCACGGCAGCGTATTTCGCTGAGGAGACAGTGTCAGCGGATCCGGAAACTGGGTCGGTCTCTGTGCTCGCTGCTGATTCCAGTGACGAGCAGCTCGCCGAGATTGCGAACGAGATTGAAGCACTCGTCGCGCAACAAGACTGGAGCTACGACGACATCGCGGTCGCCACGAAGCAAAGCGGGAGTGCTGTGACCGACGTGATTGAGGCGTTCGAGCGGTCGGGGATTCCGACAGAATCGACGACTGTGACGGGGTTCGGTGACGATCCCGCGATTCGGGAGCTCCTCGCTGTCGTTCGGCACCTCGCAGCCGACGACGACGATGACGTGCCCGGGCACGGTCCAGACCTCGATGAAGAGCGGGTAGACCGCGCTGCAGAGATAGATGGGCTCGAAGAGGCGTTGCGGTGGTGGGCGACGGAGTCGGGGTTGAAAGCGCAGATTGCGGAGCGGGCATCGCCGCTGGATGCTCGGGCGGAGTTTGGGAACGTCAGGCGAGCGTTCCGGATGGCGGCGTTCCTCGAAGACACCGAGTTCATGGAGGCGACGTGGGCGTCGCTCGCGGAGATGCTGGAACGCGCCCACGAGTATGCGCCCCAGCAGAATCAGACGAGTGCGACGGAGCTCGATGGTGGCGTTCGCGTCGATCACTTGCAGGCGATCAAGAACGAGTCGTTCCGCGCGGTGTTCCTCGTGAATCTCGTCGACAGCGAGTACCCAGGTGACCCGTTCCTGTCGCGGTTGTTCCCGACCGAGCGTGTCGCATCGATGCCGGATTACCCGGGCGTCACGCAACTCGATGATGGGGAGGTAGGCGCGACGTTCCCGACGACGTCGACGGCGTCGGGGCGGCCATTCGCGCAGTACCACACTGAGCACGCGCGGCGACGGTTGGCTGTCGGTGCGGGTGCGGCGTCGGAGCGGCTGTACTGTTGTCTCTACGAGTTCGAGGACACGGCGCTCGAAGAGCGCGCGCAGGCATCGCGGTTCCTCACGGCGGCGTACGACGATCTGCCGTGGGTGACCGAAGCCGACGATCCCGGCATTACGAGCGAGCGGGCGGCGGAGGAGTATCTACTGTCGCGGGTTGACGACGCGCTCGCGGAGGTAAGCCGGGCGACCAGTCAGGACGTGACCGTGTCGCTTGACGAGGTGGAAGCAGAACTCGGTGAGATCCAAGAGTTGCTCGAACGGAGCGGCGCTCGGGGTGAGGAGCTCCGGAAGGCGTTGCGTGCGCGTGTCGAGCTGGCGACCGGGGAGGTGCGGCGATGA